The Halarchaeum grantii nucleotide sequence GGCAGTCGATCGCGATGGTCGGCATCGACGTCGCGTCCGAGCGCTACGTGGAGGCGACGCGCGACCTCATCGACCTCGAGTCGGTGCGGTCGCTCTACACGTCCTCGGGCGACCACATGTTGATGGCGGAGGTCCGCGCGGCGGACGGGAACGCCCTCGGCGACGTCATCAGCGATTCCATCCTCGGCATCGACGGTGTGACGGCCGCACACCCCTCGTTCCTGCAGGAGCGACTGAAGTAGGACCCCCATCCGAGACGTTTTGACGCAGGCGCGTCTCCTCATCGTATGGCGACCTTCGAACACGAGTCGTGGGTATCGGCGCCGCTGGACGCGGTCTGGGCGTTCCACGACCGGGCGGACGGTCTCGTGGCGTTGACGCCGCGGTGGGCGAACCTGCGCGTCGAGCGCATCGTCGGCCCCGACGGCGAGCCGGATCCGGACGTCCTCGACGTCGGGTCGCGTCTCGAACTCTCGGTCCGTCCCTTCGGCGTCGGCCCGCCCCAACGGACGGTCTCGGAGATCACGGCGCGCGAGCGCGACGGCGGGACGGCCTACTTCCGGGACGCGATGGTGGCGGGGCCGTTCCCGGAGTGGGAGCACACCCACCTCTTCTACGCGGAAGGCGGCCGGACGCTCTGCCGGGACCGCATCGAGTACCGGACGCCGACGGGGCCGCTCTCGCCCGTCGCGGACGAGGTCGCGAAGGCGGGGTTCGAGGCGGCGTTCCGGTATCGCCATCGGGCGCTTCGCCGACACGTCGAATAGACGCGCGCCGCCGTGTGGTTTTATGCGTCGTGCGAACGCACGGCACAGTATGAGTGATGCAGACGTCATCGTCGTCGGCGGCGGTCCCGCCGGCCTCAGCGCCGCGCTCTTCTGCGCGAAGAACGACCTCGAAACCGTCGCGTTCGACGGGGACGGGACGTGGCTCCACAAGGCCCACCTGTTCAACTACCTCGGCATCCGCTCGATGGACGGCGACGTCTTCCTCGAGCGGGCGCGCGAGCAGGCGACCGCCGACCACGGCGCGACGCTCCACGAGGACACCGAGGTCGAGGCCGTCGAGCGCGACGGTGAGGCGTTCGTCGTCACCGCGGACGGCGAGGAGCACACCGCGAGCTACGTCGTGCTCGCGACGGGCGCGAACCGTGACCTCGCCGAGGAACTCGGGTGCGCCCTCGACGAGGACGGCGTCGTGGAGGCGGACGTGACGATGGAGACGTCCGTGACGGGCGTCTACGCCACGGGCGCGATGGTGCGCGCGGAGGAGTGGCAGGCCGTCATCTCCGCGGGCGACGGCGCGGCGGCCGCGCTCAACATCCTCTCGAAGGAGAAGGGCGAGCACTACCACGACTTCGACACGCCCGCCGACGTCTGAGGCGCCGGAACCGCGCACGGAACGGGGACGCGCCCGCTCCCGATTGGACGCGCTCACGCACCGACGGAGGGAATTTTGCGCTGATACGGCGACTGAGTGTATCCGGTATTCGGGCGTTCTCGGCGGTGAAACGACCGAGAGGGTTTTGCCCGTGGCCGTCCACGGTTCTCCCCATGAGCCAGTCCCGCGCGCAGTCGTCCGTCGTGGGCGTCGCGCTCCTCCTCGGGTTCACCCTCCTCGTCGTGGGCGCGACCGTCACGCTCGGCTACGGGGCGATCTCCTCGTCCACGGACGCTGTCGCGGTCAATCAGGCTGAGAACTCGCTCTCGCAGTTCGACTCGGCGGCGAGCGAGGTCGCACTCGGCTCCTCGGACGCGCGCCGCGTCGACCTCGGCGGGACGGATCGCGGTGTCCGCGTCTCCGACGCCGGCCGACTGACGGTGTCGGTGACGAACCTCTCGACGGGGACCCCGGAGACGCTCGTGGACGAGTCGCTCGGCGCCGTCGTCTTCTCGCGCGGCGACCGACAGGTCGCGTATCAGGGTGGCGGCGTCTGGCGCGACGGCCAGGTCGTCTCGCCGCCCGAAGTCCACTACACCGACGGAACGCTGACGCTCCCCGTCGTCACGGTGCACGGCGCCGCGAGCGGGAGCGACCTCCTCGTCCGACGCGGCGGCGACCCCGTTCGGGTGTTCCCCACCGGGAACCACTCGAATCCGTTCACGGGGATGCGCGTGAACGTCACGGTGTCGGGGCCGTACTACGAGGGGTGGGCGACGTACTTCCGGGAGCGGACCGACGGGACGGTGTCGGTGGACGAAACGGAGCGGACGACGACGCTGACGCTGACGAACCCGCCGCCGCAGACGCCGGTAGAGGCCGGGGTTATTTCAGGGGCGGCGGGCACGACGCTTCAGGGAGGGGCTGACATCGACGGCTACGATTCCCGGGAGGGGGACTACGTAGCGACGAAAGCCGAGACGGGGCGTGTCTCCATCGCGGGGAATATTGCGCTCTCGAACGGCGGACATCTCCGTGGCAACCTCACCGTCGGAGGGACGGCGACCATCGATGGGGGGTCGACGGTAACGGGGGCCGTTCACTACGGCGGGTCGCGTCCGACGGTGACCGGTGGGGGATCCGTCGGAACGCTCTCCTCGGGAGCGACGCCGCTACAGCCGGCGAGTACGGCGGGCGCGGTACGCACGATGGTCGACGAGGCACGTTCGCGAAACGACAACGGCGACGTGAGCGTGATAGACGGAACGACGCTCAACTGCGACGACGATCCGTGCACGATTCCGGCGGGCACCTACTACCTCTCGGGGTTCAACCCGGATTGGCACGACGTCGAGTTGAACACGACGGATGGAGACGTCACGCTCGTCGTCGACGGCGACTTTTACCTCGCAAACGGCGCAAAGCTCAGCGTCACCGGTCCCGGGCGCGGCGACGTCTACGTTACGGGTGACGTCGACGTGACCGGCGGTGGACGAGTGAGCGTCCCGGGCGACGACGCGACCCGCTTCTGGCTCTATCCACTGCCATCGAGTGCTGTGACGTTTCACAACGGCGTTGGCTACACGGGTATCGTCTACGGGCCCGGCGGGGGCGATCAGGCCGGCGCGACCATCACGGTCGAGAGCGGCGTCCACGTCTACGGTGCGCTGGTGGGGAACGTCCGAGAGCTGGCGAACGGGGCGCACGTCCACTACGACCACGCGGCCGGCGCGTCGCTCCCCGACACGGTGAGTGCCCTCGAGGACCCGCCGGCGTCGATCTCCTACCTCCACGTCTCCGTCGAGCACCTGAACGTCACTGACGCTCGGGCCGGCTGAACTGGCCGCCGAACGCGCGCTGGACGACTTCGTTGAGCGCGGGATGGACGTGGACGGTGTTGCGGATGTCGGCGACGGTGCCGGTGCCGGCGCGCATCGCGACGCAGACCTCGTGGATCAGCTGTGAGGCGTGCGGGCCGACGACGTGCGTGCCAAGGATGTCGCCGTCGGGGGCGGCGAGCACCTTCACGAACCCGGGCGGGTCGCCCATCGCGAGGCCCATCGCGGTGTCCGCGAAGTCGTAGCGCCGCCGACGATACTCGCGGTTCTCCTCGCGGAGTTCGTCCTCGGTGTAGCCGACGCCGGCGACCTGCGGCGAGGCGAAGACGGCGTGGGGCATCGCGGTGTAGTCGACGGGGTCGCGCTGGTCGCGGAGGGCGTTCGAGATGACGGTGCTCGCTTCGTGGTTCGCGGCGTGCTTGTAGAGGTAGCGCCCGACGATGTCGCCGAGCGCCCAGACGTTCTGCGCGCTCGTCTCGAGGTAGCGGTTCGTCGCGACGAAGCCGTCGTCGGTGGTCTCGATGCCGGCGGCCTCGACGTTCAGGCGGTCGGCGTTCGGGACGCGGCCGGTGGCGACGAGGAGGCGGGTGCCCGCGACGGCGATTTCCTCCTCATCGGCTTCGGCGTGGAGGACGACCGAGTCGCCGTCGCCGCCACCGTCGGCTTCGACGCGCGTCGCCTCGGAGCCCGTGTGGACGTCGAAGCGCTCGCGATAGCGCTCGGTGAACTGCGCGGCGACGGCGGGGTCCTCGTCCGGGAGGAGCGTGTCGGCGCGTCCGACGATACTGACGTCGCTGCCGAACGCCCCGAAGTAGTGCGCGAGTTCGGCGGCGACGTAGCCCCCACCGACGACCACGAGTTTCTCGGGCGGGTCGCTCGCGCGGAGGGCGTCGGCGCTCGTCCAGTACTCGACCGCGTCGAGGCCGTCGATGTCGGGGACGGCGGGGCGGGTGCCGGCGGCGACGACGACCTTCTCGCCGCGAACCGTCGCGTCGCCGACGTCGAGGGTGCGCTCGTCGACGAAGCGGCCGGTGTCGTCGAAGAGGGTGTGCTGTGGTGCGGATTCGAGGCCGCGACGGATGGAGTCGCTGTCGGCGTCGACGTGGCCGTTCACCTCGGCGACCATGCCGTCGAAGTCGACGTCGTGGACGCGCGCGTCGATGCCGAACTCGTCCGCGGACTCGACGGTCTGCTTCACGTCCGCGCGGTGGATGAGCATCTTCGAGGGGATACAGCCCCGAGTGAGACAGGTCCCGCCGACGGGGCCGTCCTCGATGACGGCGACGTCCTGTCCCTGCTGTGCGGCGACGGCGGCGACGTCGAGGCCCGATC carries:
- the lrpA1 gene encoding HTH-type transcriptional regulator LrpA1, whose product is MSSESTEERILAALEEDAQASYSELAERANVSKPTVRKYVNELEETGVIVGYTAEVDPKKLSGQSIAMVGIDVASERYVEATRDLIDLESVRSLYTSSGDHMLMAEVRAADGNALGDVISDSILGIDGVTAAHPSFLQERLK
- a CDS encoding SRPBCC family protein produces the protein MATFEHESWVSAPLDAVWAFHDRADGLVALTPRWANLRVERIVGPDGEPDPDVLDVGSRLELSVRPFGVGPPQRTVSEITARERDGGTAYFRDAMVAGPFPEWEHTHLFYAEGGRTLCRDRIEYRTPTGPLSPVADEVAKAGFEAAFRYRHRALRRHVE
- a CDS encoding FAD-dependent oxidoreductase gives rise to the protein MSDADVIVVGGGPAGLSAALFCAKNDLETVAFDGDGTWLHKAHLFNYLGIRSMDGDVFLERAREQATADHGATLHEDTEVEAVERDGEAFVVTADGEEHTASYVVLATGANRDLAEELGCALDEDGVVEADVTMETSVTGVYATGAMVRAEEWQAVISAGDGAAAALNILSKEKGEHYHDFDTPADV
- a CDS encoding DUF7289 family protein, which encodes MSQSRAQSSVVGVALLLGFTLLVVGATVTLGYGAISSSTDAVAVNQAENSLSQFDSAASEVALGSSDARRVDLGGTDRGVRVSDAGRLTVSVTNLSTGTPETLVDESLGAVVFSRGDRQVAYQGGGVWRDGQVVSPPEVHYTDGTLTLPVVTVHGAASGSDLLVRRGGDPVRVFPTGNHSNPFTGMRVNVTVSGPYYEGWATYFRERTDGTVSVDETERTTTLTLTNPPPQTPVEAGVISGAAGTTLQGGADIDGYDSREGDYVATKAETGRVSIAGNIALSNGGHLRGNLTVGGTATIDGGSTVTGAVHYGGSRPTVTGGGSVGTLSSGATPLQPASTAGAVRTMVDEARSRNDNGDVSVIDGTTLNCDDDPCTIPAGTYYLSGFNPDWHDVELNTTDGDVTLVVDGDFYLANGAKLSVTGPGRGDVYVTGDVDVTGGGRVSVPGDDATRFWLYPLPSSAVTFHNGVGYTGIVYGPGGGDQAGATITVESGVHVYGALVGNVRELANGAHVHYDHAAGASLPDTVSALEDPPASISYLHVSVEHLNVTDARAG
- a CDS encoding dihydrolipoyl dehydrogenase: MQEFDLVVIGSGSGLDVAAVAAQQGQDVAVIEDGPVGGTCLTRGCIPSKMLIHRADVKQTVESADEFGIDARVHDVDFDGMVAEVNGHVDADSDSIRRGLESAPQHTLFDDTGRFVDERTLDVGDATVRGEKVVVAAGTRPAVPDIDGLDAVEYWTSADALRASDPPEKLVVVGGGYVAAELAHYFGAFGSDVSIVGRADTLLPDEDPAVAAQFTERYRERFDVHTGSEATRVEADGGGDGDSVVLHAEADEEEIAVAGTRLLVATGRVPNADRLNVEAAGIETTDDGFVATNRYLETSAQNVWALGDIVGRYLYKHAANHEASTVISNALRDQRDPVDYTAMPHAVFASPQVAGVGYTEDELREENREYRRRRYDFADTAMGLAMGDPPGFVKVLAAPDGDILGTHVVGPHASQLIHEVCVAMRAGTGTVADIRNTVHVHPALNEVVQRAFGGQFSRPERQ